A part of Loxodonta africana isolate mLoxAfr1 chromosome 11, mLoxAfr1.hap2, whole genome shotgun sequence genomic DNA contains:
- the MBOAT7 gene encoding lysophospholipid acyltransferase 7 isoform X1: protein MSPEEWTYLVVLLISIPIGFLFKKAGPGLKRWGAAAVGLGLTLFTCGPHTLHSLITILGTWALIQAQPCSCHALALAWTFSYLLFFRALSLLGLPTPTPFTNAVQLLLTLKLVSLASEVQDLHQAQRKEMATGFSKGPTLGLLPDVPSLMETFSYSYCYVGIMTGPFFRYRTYLDWLEQPFPGAVPSLRPLLRRAWPAPLFGLLFLLSSHLFPLEAVREDAFYARPLPARLFYMIPVFFAFRMRFYVAWIAAECGCIAAGFGAYPVAAKARAGGGPTLQCPPPSSLEKAAALEYDYETIRNIDCYGTDFCVRVRDGMRYWNMTVQWWLAQYVYKSAPARSYVLRSAWTMLMSAYWHGLHPGYYLSFLTIPLCLAAEGRLESALRGQLSPGGQKAWDWVHWFLKMRAYDYMCMGFVLLSLRDTLRYWASIYFCVHLLALATLGLGLALGGGGPSRRKAAPQASGLAPEKLREE from the exons ATGTCACCAGAAGAGTGGACATACCTAGTGGTTCTTCTTATCTCCATCCCCATCGGCTTCCTCTTTAAGAAAGCTG GACCCGGGCTGAAGCGATGGGGGGCAGCAGCTGTAGGCCTGGGGCTTACCTTGTTCACCTGTGGCCCCCACACCTTGCACTCTCTGATCACCATCCTTGGGACCTGGGCCCTCATTCAGGCCCAGCCCTG CTCCTGCCACGCCTTGGCACTGGCTTGGACCTTCTCCTATCTACTGTTCTTCCGAGCCCTCAGCCTGCTGGGCCTGCCCACACCCACACCGTTCACCAATGCCGTACAGCTGCTGCTCACACTGAAG CTGGTGAGTCTGGCCAGTGAAGTGCAGGACCTCCACCAGGCCCAGAGGAAGGAGATGGCCACGGGCTTCAGCAAGGGCCCCACCTTGGGGCTACTCCCAGACGTGCCCTCTTTGATGGAGACATTCAGCTACAGCTACTGCTACGTGGGAATCATGACAG GCCCGTTCTTCCGCTACCGCACATACCTGGACTGGCTGGAGCAGCCCTTCCCGGGGGCTGTGCCCAGCCTGCGGCCCCTGCTGCGCCGAGCCTGGCCGGCCCCGCTCTTTGGCCTGCTCTTCCTGCTCTCTTCTCACCTCTTCCCACTGGAGGCCGTGCGCGAGGACGCTTTCTACGCCCGCCCGCTGCCCGCCCGCCTGTTCTACATGATCCCCGTCTTCTTCGCCTTCCGCATGCGCTTCTACGTGGCCTGGATTGCCGCCGAGTGCGGCTGCATTGCTGCCGGCTTCGGGGCCTACCCTGTGGCCGCCAAAGCCCGGGCCGGGGGCGGCCCCACCCTCCAATGCCCACCCCCCAGCAG TCTGGAGAAAGCTGCAGCCCTGGAGTACGACTATGAGACCATCCGTAACATCGACTGCTATGGCACAGACTTCTGCGTGCGGGTGCGGGATGGCATGCGGTATTGGAACATGACAGTGCAGTGGTGGCTAGCACAGTATGTCTACAAGAGCGCACCTGCCCGCTCCTACGTCCTGAG GAGCGCCTGGACAATGCTGATGAGCGCCTACTGGCACGGCCTGCACCCTGGCTACTATCTGAGCTTCCTGACCATCCCGCTGTGCCTGGCAGCCGAAGGCCGCCTGGAGTCAGCCCTGCGGGGACAGCTGAGCCCTGGGGGCCAGAAGGCCTGGGACTGGGTGCACTGGTTCCTGAAGATGCGGGCCTATGACTACATGTGCATGGGCTTCGTGCTCCTCTCACTGAGGGACACACTCCGCTACTGGGCCTCCATCTACTTTTGTGTCCACCTGCTGGCCCTGGCCaccctggggctggggctggcacTGGGCGGTGGCGGCCCCAGCCGGCGGAAGGCAGCACCCCAGGCCTCTGGCCTTGCCCCGGAAAAGCTCCGGGAGGAGTGA
- the MBOAT7 gene encoding lysophospholipid acyltransferase 7 isoform X2: protein MGGSSCRPGAYLVHLWPPHLALSDHHPWDLGPHSGPALLVSLASEVQDLHQAQRKEMATGFSKGPTLGLLPDVPSLMETFSYSYCYVGIMTGPFFRYRTYLDWLEQPFPGAVPSLRPLLRRAWPAPLFGLLFLLSSHLFPLEAVREDAFYARPLPARLFYMIPVFFAFRMRFYVAWIAAECGCIAAGFGAYPVAAKARAGGGPTLQCPPPSSLEKAAALEYDYETIRNIDCYGTDFCVRVRDGMRYWNMTVQWWLAQYVYKSAPARSYVLRSAWTMLMSAYWHGLHPGYYLSFLTIPLCLAAEGRLESALRGQLSPGGQKAWDWVHWFLKMRAYDYMCMGFVLLSLRDTLRYWASIYFCVHLLALATLGLGLALGGGGPSRRKAAPQASGLAPEKLREE from the exons ATGGGGGGCAGCAGCTGTAGGCCTGGGGCTTACCTTGTTCACCTGTGGCCCCCACACCTTGCACTCTCTGATCACCATCCTTGGGACCTGGGCCCTCATTCAGGCCCAGCCCTG CTGGTGAGTCTGGCCAGTGAAGTGCAGGACCTCCACCAGGCCCAGAGGAAGGAGATGGCCACGGGCTTCAGCAAGGGCCCCACCTTGGGGCTACTCCCAGACGTGCCCTCTTTGATGGAGACATTCAGCTACAGCTACTGCTACGTGGGAATCATGACAG GCCCGTTCTTCCGCTACCGCACATACCTGGACTGGCTGGAGCAGCCCTTCCCGGGGGCTGTGCCCAGCCTGCGGCCCCTGCTGCGCCGAGCCTGGCCGGCCCCGCTCTTTGGCCTGCTCTTCCTGCTCTCTTCTCACCTCTTCCCACTGGAGGCCGTGCGCGAGGACGCTTTCTACGCCCGCCCGCTGCCCGCCCGCCTGTTCTACATGATCCCCGTCTTCTTCGCCTTCCGCATGCGCTTCTACGTGGCCTGGATTGCCGCCGAGTGCGGCTGCATTGCTGCCGGCTTCGGGGCCTACCCTGTGGCCGCCAAAGCCCGGGCCGGGGGCGGCCCCACCCTCCAATGCCCACCCCCCAGCAG TCTGGAGAAAGCTGCAGCCCTGGAGTACGACTATGAGACCATCCGTAACATCGACTGCTATGGCACAGACTTCTGCGTGCGGGTGCGGGATGGCATGCGGTATTGGAACATGACAGTGCAGTGGTGGCTAGCACAGTATGTCTACAAGAGCGCACCTGCCCGCTCCTACGTCCTGAG GAGCGCCTGGACAATGCTGATGAGCGCCTACTGGCACGGCCTGCACCCTGGCTACTATCTGAGCTTCCTGACCATCCCGCTGTGCCTGGCAGCCGAAGGCCGCCTGGAGTCAGCCCTGCGGGGACAGCTGAGCCCTGGGGGCCAGAAGGCCTGGGACTGGGTGCACTGGTTCCTGAAGATGCGGGCCTATGACTACATGTGCATGGGCTTCGTGCTCCTCTCACTGAGGGACACACTCCGCTACTGGGCCTCCATCTACTTTTGTGTCCACCTGCTGGCCCTGGCCaccctggggctggggctggcacTGGGCGGTGGCGGCCCCAGCCGGCGGAAGGCAGCACCCCAGGCCTCTGGCCTTGCCCCGGAAAAGCTCCGGGAGGAGTGA
- the TSEN34 gene encoding tRNA-splicing endonuclease subunit Sen34 yields MLVVEVANGRSLVWGAEAVQALRERLGVGGRTVGALPRGPRQNSRLGLPLLLMPEEARLLAEIGAVTLVSAPRPDPRSHGLALASFKRQQEQGFQEQSALAAEARENRRQELLEKITEGQAAKKQKLEQDSGAGGSQEAAGSQAVGENEANASQGSKENEEAGSSSSLGSSSYQPGPSDGAAPLPRSALLVQLATARPRPIKARPLDWRVQSKDWPHAGRPTHELRYSIYRDLWERGFFLSAAGKFGGDFLVYPGDPLRFHAHYIAQCWGAEDPIPLQDLVSAGRLGTSVRKTLLLCSPQPDGKVVYTSLQWASLQ; encoded by the exons ATGCTGGTGGTGGAGGTGGCGAACGGCCGCTCCCTGGTGTGGGGGGCCGAAGCGGTGCAGGCGCTGCGTGAGCGTCTGGGCGTGGGGGGCCGCACGGTGGGCGCTCTGCCCCGCGGCCCCCGCCAGAACTCGCGCTTGGGCCTCCCGCTGCTGCTGATGCCTGAGGAGGCACGGCTGTTGGCCGAGATCGGCGCCGTGACCCTGGTCAGCGCCCCGCGCCCGGATCCCCGCAGCCACGGCCTG GCTCTGGCATCATTCAAGCGCCAGCAAGAGCAGGGCTTCCAGGAGCAAAGCGCCTTAGCAGCTGAGGCCCGTGAGAACCGTCGTCAGGAGCTCCTGGAGAAGATCACAGAGGGCCAGGCTGCGAAGAAGCAGAAGCTAGAACAGGATTCAGGGGCTGGTGGGAGCCAGGAGGCTGCTGGGAGCCAAGCTGTTGGAGAGAACGAGGCCAATGCTAGCCAGGGTTCCAAAGAGAACGAGGAAGCAG GTTCTTCCTCTTCCCTAGGTTCCTCCTCTTACCAACCAGGGCCTTCAGATGGGGCAGCCCCCTTGCCTAGGTCTGCTCTGCTTGTTCAGCTGGCCACTGCCAGGCCTCGGCCCATCAAGGCTAGACCCCTGGACTGGCGTGTCCAGTCCAAAGACTGGCCCCATGCTGGCCGTCCCACCCACGAGCTGCGCTATAGCATTTACAGAGACCTATGGGAGCGAGGCTTCTTCCTCAGTGCTGCTGGCAAGTTCGGCGGCGACTTCCTGGTCTATCCTG GTGACCCGCTACGTTTCCATGCTCACTACATTGCTCAGTGCTGGGGTGCTGAGGACCCAATCCCACTCCAGGACCTGGTTTCTGCTGGCCGCCTCGGAACCAGCGTCAGAAAGACCCTGCTCCTTTGTTCACCGCAGCCTGATGGTAAGGTGGTGTACACCTCCCTGCAGTGGGCCAGCCTGCAGTGA